From a region of the Blastopirellula marina genome:
- a CDS encoding MarR family winged helix-turn-helix transcriptional regulator translates to MTYDFHASTGYWVTLAAHHYQQHVDAELRPFGITFRQFQVIAWLKYEGPLTQSELARRMTIEPPTLAGIMTRMESMQWIVRASCDQDRRKKFLDVGPAAEPVWEKIVAVLNKVREQATQGMSAEEVEKLHDLLCQVLLNLGETAQPARHEETSVNSS, encoded by the coding sequence ATGACGTACGACTTCCATGCCAGCACCGGTTATTGGGTAACGCTTGCAGCGCATCACTATCAGCAGCATGTGGATGCCGAGTTACGCCCCTTCGGGATCACCTTTCGTCAGTTTCAGGTGATTGCCTGGCTGAAGTACGAAGGCCCGCTTACCCAGAGCGAACTTGCCCGCCGAATGACGATCGAGCCTCCCACGCTTGCCGGCATCATGACTCGCATGGAGTCGATGCAGTGGATCGTGCGAGCCAGTTGCGACCAAGATCGCCGCAAAAAGTTCCTCGACGTGGGACCAGCGGCCGAGCCTGTCTGGGAAAAGATTGTCGCGGTGCTGAATAAGGTGCGCGAGCAAGCCACCCAAGGCATGTCCGCCGAAGAAGTCGAGAAGCTGCACGATCTACTATGCCAAGTCCTCCTCAACCTGGGTGAAACTGCCCAGCCTGCCCGTCACGAAGAAACCTCGGTCAATTCATCATGA
- a CDS encoding sodium:proton antiporter, whose amino-acid sequence MGQAGITSTEINGILGGHQAVSDHHSNGSGSDKPLLIGIVVILIAYAVASVAGFTASPKAASSSHAAAEAAHDATHAADHHDEHADPHAAEAHGGHGSHPLPHVWAVAPFVLLLGAIAVLPLLKFTEHWWESNTNRLIVAAGLALITLAYYMTVYEGASLGAAWHRIDHAILGEYIPFIVLLFSLYVISGGIRISGDLRAHPTTNAAFMLVGGLLASFIGTTGAAMLLIRPLLETNKERRYRQHTVVFFIFIVCNCGGCLLPIGDPPLFLGYLQGVNFLWTMTALWQPWLLTNALLLILYVLMDKFYYYPKEGAEDVLRDEVRTTPLQVRGLWPNALLLLGVIFSVALLDPTKPLPGIGWYPFVYLREAVQLALVGLSLFLGNKQIREDNRFNYHAIVEVAALFVGIFICMQPALEILNEKGPSLGIDTPMKFYWITGGLSSILDNAPTYLVFFKTAFPNMDAEMIHTALSEVGGNSHLELVAISLGSVFMGAMTYIGNGPNFMVRAIAEESGVKMPSFFGYVLFFSIPILLPILAIVALVFFL is encoded by the coding sequence ATGGGCCAGGCTGGAATCACATCCACGGAAATTAACGGGATTCTCGGAGGGCACCAGGCGGTGAGCGATCATCACTCAAACGGCTCAGGTTCGGACAAACCTTTGCTGATCGGCATCGTTGTCATTCTGATTGCATACGCGGTGGCTTCGGTCGCCGGATTCACGGCGTCGCCTAAGGCCGCCTCCAGTTCGCATGCCGCTGCCGAGGCCGCTCACGATGCGACGCACGCTGCGGATCATCACGATGAACATGCCGACCCCCATGCGGCAGAAGCCCACGGTGGTCATGGCAGTCATCCTCTACCACATGTTTGGGCTGTGGCCCCGTTTGTGCTGCTGCTAGGAGCGATTGCGGTGCTTCCTCTGTTGAAGTTCACCGAACATTGGTGGGAAAGCAACACGAACCGATTGATCGTTGCGGCTGGCCTGGCCCTGATTACCTTGGCCTATTACATGACCGTCTACGAAGGTGCTAGTTTGGGGGCCGCCTGGCATCGAATCGATCATGCCATCCTGGGCGAATACATTCCATTTATCGTGCTGCTGTTTTCGCTCTATGTGATCTCTGGCGGCATTCGCATCTCGGGCGACTTGCGAGCCCATCCAACGACCAACGCCGCGTTCATGCTGGTTGGTGGTTTGCTGGCCAGCTTCATCGGTACCACCGGTGCGGCGATGCTGTTGATTCGTCCGCTATTGGAAACCAATAAAGAACGTCGTTACCGACAACATACGGTTGTCTTCTTTATCTTTATCGTGTGTAACTGCGGTGGCTGCTTGCTGCCGATCGGCGATCCACCGTTGTTCCTGGGATACCTGCAAGGGGTGAACTTCCTCTGGACGATGACCGCCCTATGGCAGCCGTGGTTATTGACCAATGCGTTGCTGCTGATTCTCTACGTGTTGATGGATAAGTTCTATTACTATCCCAAAGAAGGTGCTGAAGACGTTCTACGCGACGAAGTGCGAACTACGCCACTGCAAGTTCGTGGCCTTTGGCCTAACGCTTTGCTGCTGTTGGGGGTGATCTTCTCGGTCGCTTTGCTCGATCCGACGAAGCCACTGCCAGGCATTGGTTGGTATCCATTTGTTTACCTGCGCGAAGCCGTGCAATTAGCTTTGGTTGGTTTGAGCTTGTTCCTGGGTAACAAGCAGATTCGCGAAGACAACCGCTTCAACTACCATGCGATTGTGGAAGTGGCTGCCCTGTTTGTCGGTATCTTTATTTGTATGCAGCCCGCTTTGGAGATCTTGAACGAAAAAGGTCCTAGCCTGGGTATCGATACGCCGATGAAGTTCTACTGGATCACCGGTGGCCTCTCGTCGATTCTGGACAACGCCCCGACATATCTGGTCTTCTTCAAGACGGCATTCCCTAACATGGATGCCGAAATGATTCATACTGCGTTGTCAGAAGTAGGCGGCAACTCTCACTTGGAGTTGGTCGCGATCAGTTTGGGGTCGGTGTTCATGGGAGCGATGACCTACATCGGCAACGGCCCGAACTTCATGGTCCGAGCGATTGCCGAAGAAAGCGGCGTCAAGATGCCAAGCTTCTTTGGCTACGTCCTGTTCTTCAGCATTCCGATCTTGCTGCCGATTTTGGCAATCGTCGCGCTGGTCTTCTTCCTTTAG
- a CDS encoding tetratricopeptide repeat protein, translating into MTNSRKQQILSLLESDPSDTFLRYGLAMELRKEESFAEARAEFEKLMHGTPPYVAAWFMCGQMLAEMGEIEDSRAVLRDGIEIARQQGDGHAAGEMGELLASLGSLGE; encoded by the coding sequence GTGACAAATTCACGCAAACAGCAGATCCTCAGCTTGTTAGAAAGCGACCCGAGCGACACCTTTCTGCGCTACGGTCTGGCGATGGAGCTTCGCAAGGAAGAGAGCTTTGCCGAGGCTCGCGCCGAGTTCGAGAAGCTGATGCACGGCACTCCCCCCTATGTAGCGGCTTGGTTTATGTGTGGCCAGATGCTGGCCGAGATGGGAGAAATCGAGGATTCACGAGCGGTTTTACGAGACGGGATCGAGATTGCCCGCCAGCAAGGGGATGGGCACGCCGCCGGAGAAATGGGCGAGTTGCTGGCATCTTTGGGAAGCCTGGGCGAGTAA
- the uvrB gene encoding excinuclease ABC subunit UvrB, translating into MEFQLASEFKPAGDQPAAIEALTEGIRAGKKHQCLLGVTGSGKTFTMANVIQNLQRPTLVISHNKTLAAQLYSEFKDFFPNNAVHYFVSYYDYYQPEAYIPQRDIYIEKDASINDEIDRLRLASTSALVSRRDVIIVASVSSIYGLGSPDDYKKMMVSIRKGQIVDRDEILSKLVDILYERNDVGFERSKFRVRGDCLEIWPSYEEFAYRIELWGDEVEQLAIINPTTGEIISQQDQLFIYPAKHFVMPEERIEKAVQNIRAELNGRLEELKQAGKLLEAQRLNARTRFDLEMMQEVGFCPGIENYSQPLSGRPKGAPPSTLYDFFPDDFLLFVDESHVTVSQISAMYHGDRSRKMNLVEHGFRLPSALDNRPMKFEEWENVLNQTVFVSATPSNYELEKTTGEVVEQIIRPTGLLDPVVEVCPARGQVPHLLEEIRARVTAGDRTLVTTLTKRLAEDLSHYFNEQGVACKWLHSELDAFERVELLRDLREGKFDVLVGVNLLREGLDLPEVSLVAILDADKEGFLRSETSLIQTIGRSARNVNAKVIMYADKMTAAMQSAIDETSRRREIQQAYNQEHGITPETIKKNIRRGIESEADAHRKANEAVGRKDDSEIITQEYINELQTEMLEAAENLEFERAAAIRDRISKMEDSIGKKKSEVDVKDGGGSRKRGRRTRSGGKIPRPKKGAS; encoded by the coding sequence GTGGAATTCCAGCTAGCGTCCGAGTTTAAGCCCGCCGGAGATCAGCCTGCCGCAATCGAGGCCCTCACCGAGGGGATCCGGGCTGGCAAGAAGCATCAGTGTCTGCTCGGCGTGACCGGTTCCGGTAAGACGTTCACCATGGCGAACGTAATCCAGAACCTGCAGCGGCCTACGCTGGTGATCTCGCATAACAAGACCCTCGCCGCCCAACTCTATTCCGAGTTCAAGGACTTCTTTCCCAATAACGCGGTCCATTACTTCGTCAGCTACTACGACTATTACCAGCCGGAAGCCTACATACCGCAGCGCGACATCTATATCGAGAAAGATGCATCGATCAACGACGAGATCGATCGCCTTCGTCTCGCTTCGACCAGTGCCCTGGTCAGTCGCCGCGACGTGATCATTGTCGCTAGCGTGTCCAGCATCTACGGGTTGGGTTCGCCGGACGACTACAAGAAGATGATGGTCAGCATTCGCAAGGGACAGATCGTCGATCGCGACGAGATCCTGTCGAAGCTGGTCGATATCCTGTACGAACGCAACGACGTCGGCTTTGAACGTTCCAAGTTCCGTGTCCGCGGTGATTGCCTGGAGATCTGGCCCTCGTATGAAGAGTTCGCCTATCGCATCGAGTTGTGGGGAGATGAGGTTGAGCAGCTAGCGATCATCAATCCGACCACCGGCGAGATCATCAGTCAGCAGGATCAGCTCTTCATCTACCCGGCCAAGCACTTTGTGATGCCGGAAGAACGTATCGAAAAGGCCGTGCAAAACATCCGGGCCGAACTGAACGGTCGCCTGGAAGAGTTGAAGCAAGCCGGCAAGTTGCTCGAAGCCCAGCGACTGAACGCGCGCACGCGGTTCGATCTCGAGATGATGCAGGAAGTTGGCTTCTGCCCCGGGATCGAAAACTACAGTCAGCCATTATCTGGCCGGCCTAAGGGGGCTCCACCGAGCACGCTGTACGACTTCTTCCCTGATGACTTTTTGCTGTTCGTCGACGAGTCGCACGTGACCGTATCGCAGATCTCGGCCATGTACCATGGTGACCGTAGCCGCAAGATGAACCTGGTCGAGCACGGTTTTCGCTTGCCCAGTGCCCTCGATAACCGGCCGATGAAGTTCGAGGAATGGGAAAACGTGCTGAACCAGACGGTCTTCGTTTCGGCGACCCCTTCCAATTACGAGCTTGAGAAGACCACCGGCGAAGTGGTCGAGCAGATCATTCGTCCGACCGGGCTGTTAGACCCCGTGGTCGAAGTCTGTCCGGCACGTGGCCAGGTACCGCACCTCTTGGAAGAGATCAGGGCTCGCGTAACCGCCGGCGATCGAACGTTGGTAACGACACTTACCAAGCGACTTGCCGAAGACCTGTCGCATTACTTCAACGAACAAGGAGTCGCGTGTAAGTGGCTGCATAGCGAGCTTGACGCGTTCGAGCGAGTGGAACTGCTACGTGATCTTCGCGAAGGGAAGTTCGATGTGCTGGTCGGGGTGAACCTTCTTCGAGAAGGTCTCGACTTGCCGGAAGTCTCGCTGGTCGCCATTCTGGATGCCGATAAAGAAGGCTTCCTTCGCAGTGAAACGTCCCTCATTCAAACGATCGGGCGATCGGCTCGTAACGTGAATGCCAAGGTGATCATGTACGCGGACAAGATGACCGCGGCCATGCAAAGTGCCATCGACGAGACATCCCGACGTCGTGAGATTCAACAGGCCTACAACCAAGAACACGGCATCACGCCTGAGACGATTAAGAAAAACATCCGCCGCGGGATCGAATCGGAAGCAGACGCCCATCGCAAGGCGAACGAGGCGGTCGGACGCAAGGATGACTCGGAGATTATCACGCAGGAATACATCAACGAGCTGCAAACCGAAATGCTGGAAGCGGCTGAGAACCTTGAGTTCGAGCGGGCCGCCGCCATTCGTGACCGCATCTCCAAGATGGAAGATTCGATCGGCAAGAAAAAGAGTGAGGTCGATGTCAAAGACGGCGGCGGCAGTCGCAAACGTGGCCGCCGCACTCGTAGCGGCGGCAAGATTCCTCGGCCCAAGAAGGGTGCTTCGTAG
- a CDS encoding DUF11 domain-containing protein — translation MMHRSAILGTAGLIVLAALGHVVISGLMPQQEVSAETKSSVVHEFAPAAPSRFTAPESSVPLQPMPARMNSKAANGMRLTAGEESTKPSSRRRVATTELEEPAKTEDAPEVTPPAGLPSSLDEALSRFRDNPVSLGNEPEAAPELEAPAPQEPPKQEASPMPKPAAPSQPNPYRYQPAPTEAEAPAANGAASIGAPQPAAPETPKPQVKLDAEPQPAMPQPTSIPRQTLSAVETPAPAPQPTTTSATLFSVNSPAVVVDTTGPKSLVIGKPSTYRIHARNMGDASARQVTIQMVLPQGIQLQDLRGTLGSPRQVQTPTGMMAVQWDIPVLPAHSEGSLDLGLVATQTRPFELGMEVMYAPMSAKSPISVLEPKLDMVIDGPQDILFGDSQIFKVIAKNTGTGPAENVSITIMPIKKGQNPTVIDSIGTIAPGDQKVIELELTAKQAGTLALRAETSADNGLRAAAAHDVLVRRAELAVNAQGPGIKYAATTATYAVVVANAGNAPASSIQVEAQLPTGSKFVSASHGGKLDEASGRVTWNLPKLEAGTQQPLQVVSTLMVEGNNILQISANADQGLSSRHEMITRVESVADLKLLVNDPTGPIPVGQEVEYEFTLNNRGTKEARGVKVTVSFGSGIEPVLVEGGKGTIQGDIVQLNTIPTVNAGQEITVKVKARGRSEGNHTFRAEVRCDDPTTRLAIEESTHFYGATLQTASPQMPAPRYQPQPPAAQDPAAGTPAPLSPTPFSRYQ, via the coding sequence ATGATGCATCGTAGCGCAATTCTGGGAACCGCGGGACTTATCGTACTCGCCGCCCTCGGCCACGTTGTCATTTCAGGACTTATGCCGCAGCAGGAAGTTTCGGCCGAGACGAAATCGTCCGTTGTGCACGAGTTTGCTCCCGCCGCACCCAGCCGATTCACCGCTCCGGAAAGCTCGGTGCCGCTGCAGCCCATGCCGGCTCGCATGAACTCAAAAGCCGCTAACGGAATGCGTCTCACGGCAGGGGAAGAGTCGACGAAACCTTCCAGTCGCCGCCGCGTAGCAACCACGGAACTCGAAGAACCTGCCAAAACGGAAGACGCACCTGAGGTTACGCCCCCAGCAGGACTGCCGTCGTCGCTGGATGAAGCTCTGAGCCGTTTCCGCGACAATCCTGTTTCCCTGGGTAACGAACCGGAAGCTGCCCCTGAACTGGAAGCACCTGCACCGCAGGAGCCACCCAAGCAGGAAGCTTCGCCGATGCCCAAGCCAGCGGCTCCTAGCCAGCCGAATCCTTATCGCTATCAGCCAGCCCCAACCGAAGCTGAAGCCCCAGCTGCTAATGGAGCCGCTTCGATCGGTGCTCCTCAGCCGGCTGCCCCGGAAACACCGAAGCCGCAAGTGAAGCTCGATGCTGAGCCGCAGCCTGCGATGCCGCAGCCAACGTCCATTCCGCGTCAGACCCTTTCCGCGGTCGAAACGCCGGCTCCAGCGCCACAACCAACCACGACATCCGCCACACTGTTCTCGGTCAACAGTCCAGCCGTGGTCGTCGATACGACCGGGCCGAAGTCGCTGGTCATCGGTAAGCCATCGACCTATCGCATTCATGCCCGCAACATGGGCGACGCGAGTGCTCGCCAAGTCACCATTCAAATGGTGCTGCCGCAAGGTATTCAGTTGCAAGACCTGCGAGGTACTCTGGGTTCGCCACGTCAGGTGCAGACCCCAACCGGTATGATGGCCGTTCAATGGGACATCCCTGTTTTGCCTGCCCACAGCGAAGGCTCGCTCGACCTGGGCCTGGTCGCTACACAAACGCGTCCATTCGAGTTGGGCATGGAAGTCATGTACGCACCGATGAGTGCGAAATCGCCGATCTCGGTTCTCGAACCGAAGCTCGACATGGTGATTGATGGTCCTCAGGACATCCTGTTCGGCGACTCGCAGATCTTCAAGGTCATTGCGAAGAACACCGGCACCGGGCCTGCCGAGAACGTCTCGATCACGATCATGCCAATCAAGAAGGGTCAGAACCCAACTGTAATCGACTCGATCGGAACAATTGCTCCTGGCGATCAGAAAGTCATCGAACTGGAACTCACCGCCAAGCAGGCCGGAACGCTGGCCCTGCGAGCCGAAACATCGGCAGACAACGGCCTGCGTGCCGCTGCCGCTCACGACGTTCTGGTTCGTCGTGCTGAACTGGCCGTCAATGCTCAAGGTCCTGGCATCAAGTATGCCGCCACCACCGCAACCTATGCCGTTGTCGTGGCCAACGCGGGTAACGCTCCGGCTAGCAGCATTCAGGTAGAAGCCCAGCTTCCTACCGGATCGAAGTTCGTCTCCGCTTCGCATGGTGGTAAGCTTGACGAAGCATCGGGACGCGTGACCTGGAACCTGCCGAAACTGGAAGCCGGTACCCAGCAGCCGCTGCAAGTTGTCAGCACGCTGATGGTGGAAGGCAACAACATTCTGCAAATCAGTGCCAACGCCGATCAGGGGCTTTCCAGCCGCCACGAAATGATCACCCGCGTCGAATCGGTGGCTGACTTGAAACTGCTAGTGAACGATCCGACTGGGCCTATCCCGGTTGGCCAGGAAGTTGAATACGAATTCACCTTGAACAATCGCGGCACGAAGGAAGCTCGTGGCGTGAAGGTTACCGTCAGCTTCGGCAGCGGCATCGAGCCGGTTCTGGTCGAAGGGGGCAAGGGAACCATCCAGGGTGATATTGTTCAGCTGAACACAATTCCCACGGTGAACGCTGGCCAAGAGATCACCGTCAAGGTGAAGGCCCGCGGACGTAGCGAAGGAAACCACACGTTCCGTGCTGAAGTTCGCTGCGACGATCCAACTACTCGCCTGGCGATCGAAGAGTCGACCCACTTCTATGGTGCGACCCTTCAAACCGCTTCGCCACAGATGCCGGCTCCACGGTACCAACCACAGCCGCCGGCTGCTCAGGACCCAGCCGCTGGCACTCCAGCACCCCTGAGCCCAACCCCATTCAGCCGCTATCAGTAA
- a CDS encoding nitroreductase family protein has protein sequence MDTFDAIYGRRSIKHYHPEHELTDEEVTKLMQAAIQSPTSFNIQHWRFVLVRDKETRQQLKAAAYNQAQVTDASLLIVLTADMHAFKKEPERYWKDSPPEVGKKLVGMLVGLYDNQPQLQRDEAMRSMGIAAQTIMLAAKSMGYDTGALVGYDPNKVAEIINLPEDHVLGMMIVVGQATQGAWGKPGQLSLEDVIVHDKFSAEV, from the coding sequence ATGGATACCTTCGACGCCATTTACGGCCGCCGGTCGATTAAGCACTATCATCCCGAACACGAACTGACCGACGAAGAAGTCACCAAGCTGATGCAGGCGGCGATTCAGTCGCCAACCTCGTTCAACATTCAGCACTGGCGGTTCGTACTCGTTCGCGACAAGGAAACGCGCCAGCAACTTAAAGCGGCCGCCTATAACCAGGCCCAGGTCACCGACGCGTCCCTCCTGATAGTGCTGACCGCTGACATGCATGCATTCAAGAAGGAGCCTGAGCGGTATTGGAAGGATTCGCCGCCGGAAGTTGGCAAGAAGCTGGTTGGCATGCTGGTCGGCTTGTACGACAACCAACCGCAACTGCAGCGAGACGAAGCGATGCGATCGATGGGAATCGCCGCCCAAACGATCATGCTGGCCGCGAAGAGTATGGGCTACGACACCGGGGCCCTGGTTGGGTACGACCCCAACAAAGTTGCCGAGATCATCAACCTGCCAGAAGACCACGTGTTGGGAATGATGATCGTCGTCGGCCAGGCCACGCAAGGCGCGTGGGGCAAACCGGGACAGCTATCGCTGGAAGACGTGATCGTACACGACAAGTTTTCCGCAGAAGTTTAA
- a CDS encoding nucleotide pyrophosphohydrolase, which translates to MTDQPQSLQARINAISDDAATPVAQLRDMVSHFVAERDWHQFHAPKNISMALAIEAAELMEHFQWITVEASRADMEAEKRAAIGEEIADVMCYAMALCNEMGFDVATLMREKMKKNVAKYPADEFKGRYGKEDLPKE; encoded by the coding sequence GTGACCGACCAGCCGCAATCTCTGCAAGCACGCATCAACGCCATCTCCGACGACGCCGCCACGCCCGTCGCTCAGCTGCGTGATATGGTCTCGCACTTCGTCGCCGAACGAGACTGGCATCAGTTCCACGCCCCCAAAAACATCAGCATGGCCCTGGCCATCGAAGCGGCCGAACTGATGGAACACTTCCAGTGGATCACCGTCGAAGCATCTCGCGCCGACATGGAAGCGGAAAAACGAGCCGCCATCGGTGAGGAAATCGCCGACGTAATGTGCTACGCGATGGCCCTATGCAACGAGATGGGTTTTGATGTCGCCACGCTGATGCGCGAGAAGATGAAGAAGAACGTAGCGAAGTACCCAGCCGATGAGTTTAAAGGACGGTATGGGAAAGAGGATCTGCCGAAGGAGTGA
- a CDS encoding ribonuclease D has product MDYSYVRHDRDLQALCQQLAADKHIFFDTEFISEDVYLPDLCLIQVASKSGLAVIDPKGMIDLSPFWDLITSDDVTIVAHAAREEFLFCFRATGKWPTRLFDTQVAAGLIGMEFPISLGNLITRLLGERLPKGETRTNWRGRPLSKLQIEYALNDVIYLDQIYQQLADELENLGRTSWMEAEMNRFQTIWEEYSTRPGWRSVSGIGNLNRRSLAIVREIWTWRDHHAKSQNVPPRRILRDDLMVELSKRKSAKVSQIKALRGMNRRDLDPYIDELADCVHRAIELPEADCPTNHRGTANSQYTVLGQFLSAALGSICREARIAPSLACTIQDVRDLVAYHLDKSGELPPLAKGWRAEVIGQTIEDLLDGSLVVKIGDPRAEEPLAFERHSDQA; this is encoded by the coding sequence GTGGACTACTCCTACGTCCGTCACGACCGTGACTTACAAGCTCTTTGCCAGCAACTGGCCGCCGACAAGCACATTTTCTTCGATACCGAGTTCATTTCGGAAGATGTGTACTTGCCCGATTTGTGTTTGATTCAAGTAGCAAGCAAGTCGGGGCTGGCCGTCATCGACCCCAAGGGGATGATCGATCTGAGTCCCTTTTGGGATCTGATCACCAGCGACGATGTTACTATCGTAGCGCATGCGGCCCGTGAAGAGTTCCTCTTCTGCTTTCGCGCCACTGGCAAATGGCCCACTCGCTTGTTCGACACCCAGGTAGCCGCCGGTCTGATTGGGATGGAGTTCCCCATCTCGCTGGGCAACCTCATCACACGGCTACTGGGCGAACGGCTGCCCAAGGGAGAGACACGCACCAACTGGCGCGGTCGTCCTCTTTCCAAGCTGCAGATCGAGTATGCTCTGAACGATGTGATCTATCTCGATCAGATCTACCAGCAACTGGCAGATGAACTGGAAAACCTCGGCCGAACCAGTTGGATGGAAGCCGAGATGAACCGCTTTCAAACGATCTGGGAAGAGTATTCGACCCGGCCGGGCTGGCGCAGCGTCTCTGGTATTGGCAACCTGAATCGCCGCTCGCTGGCCATCGTGCGCGAGATTTGGACCTGGCGAGACCATCACGCGAAATCGCAAAATGTTCCGCCTCGCCGGATCTTGCGAGATGACTTGATGGTGGAACTTTCGAAACGCAAGTCTGCCAAGGTTTCGCAGATCAAAGCATTGCGTGGAATGAACCGTCGAGACCTTGATCCGTACATTGATGAACTTGCTGATTGTGTTCATCGCGCGATCGAACTGCCGGAAGCCGACTGCCCTACCAATCATCGTGGCACGGCCAATTCGCAGTACACAGTGCTCGGGCAGTTCCTCAGTGCGGCACTGGGAAGCATCTGTCGCGAGGCCCGCATTGCCCCTAGTTTGGCTTGTACCATTCAGGACGTGCGCGATTTAGTGGCCTATCATTTAGATAAGTCCGGAGAATTGCCTCCTTTGGCTAAGGGGTGGCGGGCCGAGGTCATTGGTCAAACGATTGAAGACCTGCTAGATGGTTCGCTGGTTGTGAAGATCGGCGACCCCCGTGCCGAAGAGCCCCTGGCATTCGAGCGGCATTCCGATCAAGCTTAA
- a CDS encoding SMP-30/gluconolactonase/LRE family protein: MPKSPWHSSGIPIKLKLQKTSSDEASGTRIVLRTLLELPSDMILTTLPRTLSLVAAMGCLAFAAVARSDEVVSPPASQCQLFATGLAGLTAMCCDGQGNVLATNYRHLGSVGRISEQDGAALLFDAPLPVADQDETASLVGIALDDDQRILVLDSQLGRVLRYMPESKMVTTLADRIQGRRFDSLFAIDIGPGGNIYFSEPERASGDGATGSLYRFDVVTNRPVLLADGLNQPTGICLNSNGKSLFVAESGRGLISVYTINQQDGSTEKVAAYFLALLLDIDDSKEIGRMGHIAIDRRNWLYVSLWDRGEVAVIDTTNGKLVEVISCHSDGVFGLALWQDALLMSIPEKEAIYRYDLRPLIGRHAP; this comes from the coding sequence GTGCCGAAGAGCCCCTGGCATTCGAGCGGCATTCCGATCAAGCTTAAGTTGCAGAAGACTTCATCGGATGAAGCAAGTGGGACAAGGATCGTCTTACGAACTCTCCTCGAGCTTCCTTCCGATATGATCCTCACGACTTTACCACGCACGCTTTCCCTCGTAGCCGCAATGGGCTGTCTGGCATTCGCTGCAGTTGCCCGATCGGACGAAGTGGTCAGTCCCCCAGCATCGCAGTGTCAGTTATTTGCTACCGGTCTGGCGGGCCTGACGGCGATGTGCTGCGACGGTCAAGGCAACGTCCTGGCAACCAACTATCGGCACCTTGGATCGGTCGGCAGAATCAGCGAACAGGATGGAGCTGCCCTGCTCTTCGATGCTCCTCTGCCGGTCGCTGACCAGGACGAGACCGCTTCCCTGGTCGGTATCGCGCTGGACGACGATCAACGCATCCTCGTACTCGATTCTCAGCTTGGTCGCGTGCTGCGTTACATGCCAGAATCGAAGATGGTGACCACGCTTGCTGATCGCATCCAGGGCCGACGCTTCGACTCGTTGTTTGCTATCGATATCGGTCCCGGCGGGAATATCTATTTCTCTGAGCCTGAGCGAGCCTCCGGCGACGGCGCGACCGGTTCGCTGTATCGATTCGACGTTGTGACGAATCGGCCGGTGCTGCTGGCTGATGGGCTCAATCAGCCCACAGGCATCTGCTTGAACTCGAACGGGAAGTCGCTCTTTGTTGCTGAATCTGGCCGCGGCCTGATTTCTGTCTACACGATTAACCAGCAAGATGGCTCGACCGAGAAGGTGGCCGCCTACTTCCTGGCTTTACTGTTGGATATCGACGATTCGAAAGAGATTGGCCGGATGGGGCATATCGCGATCGATCGGCGGAACTGGCTGTACGTCAGCCTGTGGGATCGCGGGGAAGTCGCCGTCATCGATACAACCAACGGCAAGCTGGTCGAGGTGATCTCGTGTCACAGCGATGGGGTCTTTGGCCTGGCGCTGTGGCAAGATGCTTTGCTGATGTCGATTCCCGAGAAGGAGGCGATCTATCGTTACGATCTTCGCCCCCTCATCGGTCGTCACGCCCCCTAG